Below is a genomic region from Zea mays cultivar B73 chromosome 9, Zm-B73-REFERENCE-NAM-5.0, whole genome shotgun sequence.
AGAATGGTAGACTGCAAACCATCCACCGTGTCTCTCGTGATTTTGCTAACAAAAGGAGTTCTGCCGCTTCATGCACACCAGACCCAGTAAGTTGTCTTACGCGGAAAGATCTTTTGCCGGACATACACATCAGTCTTCAGTGAGTGGTTAATGGAACTTCTCAATACTTTCGTTGTGACACGCGTTCTTCAAGCTGGCGCGTACAGGCCTAGCATGTGCCCATCGATGCATCGCAGTGCTGCAACCTGCGTTGGAAGAAACAGGAAACGTCATGTAAATGATTCTGCGTCCTGAAATACATAAATGGAAATCGTGGGAATATAGAGACAATACTTTTCCATGGATCTCATACTTGATTGGCCCATCCAACTCGGCTCCCAATGCCATTAGCTTCGATACGGCACTGTTTATGTCAGGTACAGTGAAGGAGAGCATTGAAGAATAGACTCTCTGCGATGCAAGATTACTGCAAGCATGTACAGAATATAAGATAATAGTTATGATTTCATGCACTGGCCAATTGGGGGGGGGAGAATCCCCTATGTGTTTTGTGTAGCTTATGTTTATATGATGATGGAATTTGAAATCCACACAAAAAACTGAGAAAAGCTCCAAGGAGAGCAATTTCTTTTGACTCTTGGGGGTCACTTGTTTTCATGCACTGCCTTTGACATAGCAAGATTGTAACGAGGACTATGAAATGTATTGGAGAGTTGAAGTATCATTTTCAAGCAATGTTTGGGATTtttttcccaagaactggcaacctCCCAGATCCAACACTTCAGATCTGTTATGTTTATAGGGTCACAAAGTTTGTCCAGTATGTTTTGGTCTACTTTTCCATGGATCTCATATTTTCATGCGATAGATCCAACACTCTTTCCATACAATTCACTTTCAGAGTTATTTTCTTTATGGGGTCACTAAGTTTGTGTTGTATGTTATGTTCTTTGGTACATGTCCTATTGTAAGTCTGACCAAGCTGATCAACATAAAGAACTTTTACTCGAAAGTCTGAGCTTGCTCAAAGCCCACTATCAACCTGCAGTGCAAATCATTGCCCACAAATGAAGGATTCGTTGACATTTTCCATTTGGCGGGCACTCCTACACACAAAAACGAGATTAGTTTAGCGTCCTCCCCCTCCCCAGGATGCAGCGAAGCTAGCCTGCCTCACTACTCCTCTATGTTGATAGATGCTAGTGAAAATAAAAAGAAGGAATTTTGAACCGCCAGATCGACAGATCATATCCACAGAAGAAGTTACTGAGTACTTATAGACGCCACAAGGTTAACCACATTTGGAATGCAAGAGCTGAGAAGTGCAATTTGTTTGCATGGATTCTCATTCAGAATAAGCTGCTCACTGCCAACAATCTAGCCCGCCGTGGATGGCCACACCAAACCtcttgctcgctctgccaaggaccTATAGAACCTAAAATCCACCTCTGCTTGCAATGCCCTTTCGCTCTT
It encodes:
- the LOC100281531 gene encoding glyoxalase/bleomycin resistance protein/dioxygenase isoform X3; this encodes MAAATLRWVLQLHRDVPRAARFYSEGLDFSVNVCTLRWAELQSGPLKLALMHTNDSNLASQRVYSSMLSFTVPDINSAVSKLMALGAELDGPIKYEIHGKVAALRCIDGHMLGLYAPA